In a single window of the Acinetobacter sp. CS-2 genome:
- a CDS encoding MarR family winged helix-turn-helix transcriptional regulator gives MTKKYSKFLPSIAEDFSLENFPYYWVTQVHAQYIQNVDHALKKYGLDNSRRRILLSLKSKPHASVSDLSEMVISKMSTTTKIVYRLKDEGLVETYSCEDDARITRVVLTEKGQQMAHKINDLTNVVLEQSFEGLTPLQIEKMMESLKYIFKNLAH, from the coding sequence ATGACTAAAAAGTACAGTAAATTTTTACCTTCTATTGCAGAAGATTTCTCTCTGGAAAATTTTCCTTATTATTGGGTCACTCAAGTGCATGCCCAATATATACAAAATGTAGATCACGCTTTGAAAAAATACGGACTGGACAATTCACGTCGCCGTATTTTACTGTCACTAAAATCCAAACCTCATGCCAGCGTATCAGACCTCTCCGAAATGGTCATTTCCAAAATGTCGACCACAACCAAAATCGTCTATCGCTTAAAAGATGAAGGACTGGTTGAAACCTATTCCTGTGAAGATGACGCCCGGATTACCCGAGTTGTCTTAACCGAGAAAGGACAACAAATGGCACATAAGATTAATGACCTGACAAATGTGGTTTTGGAACAATCTTTTGAAGGTCTGACTCCCCTACAAATTGAAAAAATGATGGAAAGTTTAAAATATATTTTTAAAAATTTAGCCCATTAA
- a CDS encoding MarR family winged helix-turn-helix transcriptional regulator, whose product MTKKYSKFLPSTDNFELENFPYYWVSQVHAQYVQNVDHALKKYGLDNSRRRILLALKSKPRASVSDLSEMVISKMSTTTKIVYRLKDEGLVETYSCEDDARITRVVLTEKGQQMAQKINDLTNVVLEQSFDGLTPLQIEKMMESLQHIFKNLSR is encoded by the coding sequence ATGACAAAAAAATACAGTAAGTTTTTACCATCTACAGACAATTTTGAGCTGGAAAATTTTCCATATTACTGGGTAAGTCAAGTACATGCTCAATACGTACAAAATGTTGATCATGCACTGAAAAAATATGGTCTGGACAATTCACGTCGCCGTATCTTGCTCGCTTTAAAATCCAAACCTCGTGCCAGCGTGTCAGATCTATCTGAAATGGTCATTTCTAAAATGTCGACCACCACCAAAATCGTCTATCGTTTAAAAGATGAAGGACTGGTTGAAACCTATTCATGTGAAGATGATGCCCGGATTACCCGAGTTGTCTTAACCGAGAAAGGACAACAAATGGCTCAGAAAATTAATGACCTGACAAATGTGGTTTTGGAACAATCATTCGATGGTTTAACCCCTTTACAAATTGAAAAAATGATGGAAAGCCTGCAACATATTTTTAAAAATTTATCACGATAA
- a CDS encoding MarR family winged helix-turn-helix transcriptional regulator, whose amino-acid sequence MPKKYSRFLLLSGENFDLGDFPYYWITQVHAQSVKKLDHALKKYGLDNSRRRILLSLKSKPHASVSDLSEMVISKMSTTTKIVYRLKDEGLVETYSCEDDARITRVVLTEKGQRMTLKIKDLSNIVLKQSYQGLTPLQIEKMMESLQHIFKNLS is encoded by the coding sequence ATGCCCAAGAAATATAGTAGATTTTTACTTCTATCTGGTGAAAATTTTGATTTAGGAGACTTCCCTTACTACTGGATTACTCAGGTTCATGCACAAAGTGTAAAAAAACTAGATCACGCTTTGAAAAAATATGGTCTGGACAATTCACGTCGCCGTATTTTACTGTCACTAAAATCCAAACCTCATGCCAGCGTGTCAGATCTATCCGAAATGGTCATTTCGAAAATGTCGACCACCACAAAAATCGTCTATCGTTTAAAAGATGAAGGACTGGTTGAAACCTATTCATGTGAAGATGATGCCCGTATTACCCGAGTTGTCTTAACCGAGAAAGGACAACGAATGACCCTGAAGATTAAAGATCTGAGCAATATAGTTCTCAAACAATCTTACCAGGGCCTAACTCCATTACAAATTGAAAAAATGATGGAAAGCTTGCAACATATTTTTAAAAATTTATCGTAA
- a CDS encoding SOS response-associated peptidase family protein — MCANFKPLTLKQLHELNLPDIPFEYPDEVYPNYELPLLFKSAQGLEWRKVNFGMVPKWAEDKTIALKTYNARNETLLQKPTFINAASKCKFGVMPVSEFYESKYIENKPQRWGVRRKDGHAFYIAALYEICRIGDEIICSATMLTMDAINHPMMKDFHEPGNVKRSVIIIPHERLEEWLSFNSSDIRSFVEGFPEVDFECLHVPKAKIEKISPQLNFFD, encoded by the coding sequence ATGTGCGCTAATTTTAAACCGCTTACTTTAAAGCAGCTTCATGAGTTGAATCTTCCGGATATTCCTTTTGAATATCCGGATGAGGTCTATCCAAATTATGAGTTGCCCTTGCTGTTCAAATCAGCGCAAGGTTTGGAGTGGCGCAAGGTTAATTTTGGGATGGTACCTAAATGGGCTGAAGATAAAACTATTGCCCTAAAAACCTATAATGCTCGAAATGAAACTTTGCTACAAAAACCGACATTTATAAATGCTGCTTCAAAATGCAAATTTGGCGTGATGCCGGTGAGTGAGTTTTATGAGTCAAAATATATTGAGAATAAGCCTCAACGTTGGGGGGTACGCCGAAAGGACGGCCATGCTTTTTATATTGCAGCGCTCTATGAAATTTGCCGAATTGGAGATGAAATTATTTGTTCAGCAACCATGCTTACGATGGATGCCATAAATCACCCTATGATGAAAGATTTTCATGAACCTGGAAATGTAAAACGCTCAGTGATTATTATTCCTCACGAGCGTTTAGAGGAATGGCTAAGTTTTAATTCATCAGATATTCGTTCTTTCGTAGAAGGGTTTCCGGAGGTAGATTTTGAATGTTTACATGTTCCAAAGGCAAAAATCGAAAAAATTAGTCCCCAACTTAATTTTTTCGATTAA
- a CDS encoding aldehyde dehydrogenase family protein, with protein MSKSNKNPFIAGHWLKGTSTHTLNNLNPYTQELILKLQAASLVDVDSAYSAAERSFTTWSQTLPSERKSIILRVLDVVKNRREEIIDWLIQESGSTHFKANIEVDAVLGIINEAITFPERMEIQKLQSIDPTRKSHVVRKALGVIAVISPWNFPFHLSMRSVVTALAIGNCVVLKPASDTPITGGMLLAKIFEEAGLPEGVFSVVAGLGGEIGDYFVEHDTPKMISFTGSTLVGKRVGQLAVGGSHLKRIALELGGNAPLVVLDDADLDLAVELAVVGRFLHQGQICMSTNRVIVDAKVYDTFVEKLVIRTKNIVYGDPEQEDTLIGPIINGTQVEKIKHIIAQALQEGTKLIVRGDIQDNVVPPHIFIDVNPESSLAKEESFGPVLPIIKAQDEADALRLANNTAYGLSSAVCTTDLERGTRFAMQIDAGMTHINSITVADQPNAPFGGERNSGLGRFNGQWILDEFSRTHWLTLPNSHVK; from the coding sequence TTGTCTAAAAGTAACAAAAATCCTTTTATAGCAGGGCACTGGCTAAAAGGAACGTCAACCCATACGCTTAATAATCTCAATCCTTATACTCAAGAACTTATTTTAAAATTGCAGGCTGCCAGCCTTGTCGATGTGGATAGTGCTTATTCGGCTGCAGAGCGTAGTTTTACTACCTGGTCGCAAACGCTTCCATCCGAGCGTAAAAGCATTATCCTCCGAGTTTTGGATGTGGTCAAAAATAGACGCGAAGAAATCATTGACTGGCTCATTCAGGAGTCTGGCAGCACACATTTTAAAGCCAATATTGAAGTAGACGCTGTATTGGGTATTATCAATGAGGCCATCACATTTCCTGAAAGAATGGAAATCCAGAAATTGCAATCTATAGACCCTACTCGCAAAAGCCATGTTGTACGAAAAGCGCTCGGCGTGATTGCAGTAATTAGTCCTTGGAACTTTCCATTTCATCTTAGTATGCGTTCTGTAGTCACAGCCCTAGCGATTGGAAATTGTGTGGTGTTAAAGCCTGCAAGTGATACACCTATTACAGGAGGAATGCTACTTGCCAAAATTTTTGAAGAAGCGGGTCTCCCTGAGGGGGTATTCAGTGTGGTTGCCGGTTTAGGTGGTGAAATAGGGGATTACTTTGTTGAGCACGATACCCCTAAAATGATTTCATTTACAGGTTCAACCTTAGTTGGAAAACGTGTCGGGCAATTGGCAGTTGGTGGTAGCCATCTGAAGCGAATAGCGCTGGAACTGGGCGGTAATGCGCCTTTAGTGGTGCTGGATGATGCTGATCTGGATCTGGCAGTGGAACTCGCTGTGGTGGGACGTTTTTTGCATCAGGGACAAATTTGCATGAGTACCAATCGGGTGATTGTCGATGCTAAAGTTTATGATACTTTTGTTGAAAAACTGGTCATTCGCACTAAAAACATTGTCTACGGTGACCCTGAGCAAGAGGATACTCTCATTGGTCCGATTATTAATGGGACACAAGTTGAAAAAATAAAACACATTATTGCTCAGGCACTGCAAGAGGGGACTAAACTTATCGTGAGAGGCGATATTCAAGATAATGTGGTGCCACCGCATATTTTTATTGATGTCAATCCTGAATCTAGTTTAGCGAAAGAAGAAAGTTTTGGGCCAGTCTTACCAATCATTAAGGCTCAAGATGAAGCCGATGCTTTGCGTTTGGCTAATAACACAGCCTATGGGCTATCCAGCGCAGTATGTACCACCGATCTCGAGCGCGGAACTCGTTTTGCAATGCAGATTGATGCAGGTATGACACATATCAATTCCATAACCGTGGCAGATCAGCCGAATGCACCCTTTGGCGGAGAGCGAAATTCAGGCTTGGGGCGCTTTAATGGACAGTGGATATTGGATGAGTTCAGCCGTACACATTGGTTAACGCTTCCGAATAGTCATGTGAAGTAG
- a CDS encoding malate synthase G: MTARIQKGKLAIAKELYDFIENEALPGSGLDSETYWKNFEQVVVDLSPKNKALLAKRDDLQAKIDEWHRNNKFELEAYKAFLTEIGYLLPEVEDFQISTENVDEEIALLAGAQLVVPVRNARYCLNAANARWGSLYDALYGFDVISEEGGAEKGKGYNPVRGAKVIEFAKNFLNETFPLANGSHADATKYAVEGKKLVVMLKDGSTTTLAKEGQFVGFNGDEAAPTEIVLLNNGLHVIIEIDATSPIGQTDAAGLKDLVLEAAVTTIQDLEDSIAAVDAEEKVEGYRNWLGLMRGTLSESIEKNGKTVTRTLNQDRTHKNLIGGETTLHGRSLMLLRNVGHLMTNPAILVDGQEIYEGIMDALITPLLTFADIKGENTIKNSRKGSMYIVKPKMHGPEEVAFAVELFERAEQALGLPAKTLKIGIMDEERRTSVNLKNSIAQAKDRTIFINTGFMDRTGDEIHTFMEAGPFVRKGEVKSQIWFPAYENRNVMIGLQAGLRGKAQIGKGMWPKPDMLADMYKTKIEHPEAGASCAWVPSPSGAVIHAIHYHQCNVSERQKELLNTQPLSLDDLLTPPLATDTNWTAEEKTKELENNLQGILGYVVRWVDLGVGCSKVPDINDVGLMEDRATLRISSQHVANWLRHGIVSKEQVEEVMQRMAKVVDEQNANDPAYTPMAPGFDGCAYKAAYDLVFKGAEQPSGYTEPLLHAYRLKLKGYTGD; this comes from the coding sequence ATGACTGCACGTATTCAAAAAGGCAAGTTAGCGATTGCTAAAGAACTTTACGATTTCATCGAAAATGAAGCATTACCAGGTTCTGGTTTGGACAGTGAAACATACTGGAAAAACTTTGAACAAGTCGTTGTCGATCTTAGTCCAAAGAACAAAGCACTATTGGCTAAGCGTGATGACCTTCAAGCTAAAATTGATGAATGGCACCGCAACAACAAATTTGAACTCGAAGCTTACAAAGCTTTCCTTACTGAAATTGGCTACTTATTACCAGAAGTAGAAGATTTCCAAATCAGCACAGAAAATGTAGATGAAGAAATCGCATTATTGGCTGGTGCGCAATTGGTAGTACCTGTGCGTAATGCACGTTACTGCTTGAATGCGGCAAACGCACGTTGGGGTTCTCTATACGATGCGCTTTACGGTTTCGACGTAATCTCTGAAGAAGGTGGCGCGGAAAAAGGTAAGGGCTATAACCCGGTTCGTGGCGCAAAAGTTATCGAATTTGCTAAAAACTTCTTAAATGAAACCTTCCCTCTGGCAAATGGTTCGCATGCAGATGCAACCAAATATGCGGTTGAAGGCAAAAAATTAGTTGTGATGCTAAAAGATGGTTCAACAACGACTTTAGCAAAAGAAGGGCAATTTGTAGGTTTCAATGGTGATGAAGCAGCACCAACTGAAATCGTACTTCTAAACAATGGCTTACACGTTATTATTGAAATTGATGCAACCAGCCCGATTGGTCAAACTGACGCTGCTGGCTTAAAAGATCTTGTACTGGAAGCTGCTGTAACCACTATTCAAGACTTGGAAGACTCTATCGCAGCTGTAGACGCTGAAGAGAAAGTTGAAGGCTACCGTAACTGGTTGGGCTTGATGCGCGGTACACTTTCTGAATCAATCGAGAAAAACGGTAAAACCGTGACTCGTACATTGAACCAGGACCGTACTCATAAAAACCTGATTGGTGGTGAAACGACGCTTCATGGCCGTTCATTGATGTTGCTTCGTAACGTGGGTCACTTGATGACAAACCCTGCGATCTTGGTAGATGGTCAAGAAATCTACGAAGGTATCATGGATGCGTTAATCACGCCGTTATTGACTTTTGCTGACATTAAAGGCGAAAACACGATCAAGAACTCGCGTAAAGGTTCTATGTATATCGTGAAGCCAAAAATGCATGGTCCAGAAGAAGTTGCATTTGCAGTTGAGTTATTTGAACGTGCTGAACAGGCACTTGGTTTACCTGCGAAAACTTTAAAAATCGGCATCATGGATGAAGAACGTCGTACATCTGTGAACCTGAAAAACTCTATCGCTCAGGCGAAAGACCGTACCATCTTCATTAACACCGGTTTCATGGACCGTACAGGCGATGAAATCCATACGTTTATGGAAGCAGGTCCATTTGTTCGTAAAGGTGAAGTGAAGTCACAAATCTGGTTCCCGGCTTATGAAAACCGTAACGTGATGATCGGTCTTCAAGCAGGTTTACGTGGTAAGGCACAAATCGGTAAAGGTATGTGGCCAAAACCAGATATGCTTGCAGACATGTACAAAACCAAGATTGAGCATCCAGAAGCTGGCGCAAGCTGTGCATGGGTTCCGTCTCCATCTGGCGCTGTGATTCACGCGATCCATTACCATCAATGCAACGTGTCTGAGCGTCAAAAAGAATTGTTGAATACTCAGCCGTTATCATTAGATGACTTGTTAACTCCGCCTTTAGCGACAGATACTAACTGGACTGCTGAAGAGAAAACTAAAGAGCTTGAAAATAACCTTCAAGGTATTTTGGGTTATGTAGTTCGTTGGGTTGATCTGGGTGTAGGTTGTTCTAAAGTGCCAGACATCAACGATGTTGGCTTGATGGAAGACCGTGCAACCTTACGTATTTCTTCTCAACACGTGGCAAACTGGTTGCGTCACGGTATTGTAAGCAAAGAGCAAGTGGAAGAAGTGATGCAACGTATGGCTAAAGTGGTTGATGAGCAAAACGCAAATGATCCAGCTTATACACCAATGGCACCAGGTTTTGATGGCTGTGCTTACAAAGCTGCATATGACTTAGTCTTTAAAGGTGCTGAACAACCTTCTGGTTATACTGAACCGCTACTTCATGCATACCGTTTGAAATTAAAAGGTTACACAGGGGATTAA
- the zapE gene encoding cell division protein ZapE produces MSDLNSKHSTAFIPLSPAERYAQAIASGQFMPDEAQAQAVHELDRVWQELIQRFKASKKAFRRFRRQTSPRGVYMWGGVGRGKTWLMDQFFESIPFRRKTRMHFHHFMQHVHRELNKLSGQRNPLDQVADQIYQQAVVICFDEFFVSNVTDAMILSELFQKLFTRGITLVATSNIAPDGLYKNGIHRDRFIPTIEMVKKYCVVLNVDAGVDYRLRVLKQAQLFKHPLTHEHKLWIAQRFTALTQTQTQSQEPIIINNRIVETIGHTEDVLWCEYSELCLKPRSPADFIEIANIYNTVLVSNVPHLTDYLSEGTRRFIYLVDEFYDRGVKLLLTSEDSIIDIYQGEKLAFEIERTRSRLLEMQSDDYLNSEHRQIQGSASEAS; encoded by the coding sequence ATGTCAGATTTAAATTCTAAGCACAGTACAGCCTTTATTCCCTTATCACCTGCGGAGCGCTATGCACAGGCCATCGCGTCTGGTCAGTTCATGCCGGATGAGGCACAGGCGCAAGCTGTACATGAGCTGGATCGCGTTTGGCAAGAGTTGATTCAGCGTTTCAAAGCTTCAAAAAAAGCGTTTCGCCGTTTTCGTCGTCAAACCTCACCACGAGGTGTATATATGTGGGGTGGTGTGGGGCGAGGTAAAACCTGGTTAATGGACCAGTTTTTTGAGTCGATTCCGTTTCGCCGTAAAACGCGCATGCATTTTCATCATTTCATGCAACATGTACATCGTGAGCTGAATAAATTATCAGGGCAGCGAAATCCGCTGGATCAGGTTGCAGACCAGATTTACCAGCAGGCAGTGGTCATCTGTTTTGATGAATTTTTTGTTTCCAATGTCACAGATGCCATGATTCTGAGCGAGTTATTCCAGAAACTGTTTACCCGTGGCATTACCTTGGTGGCGACTTCAAATATTGCACCCGATGGTTTATATAAAAATGGAATCCATCGGGACCGTTTTATCCCCACTATTGAAATGGTGAAAAAATATTGTGTAGTTCTCAATGTGGATGCCGGTGTGGATTATCGTTTACGTGTGCTGAAACAGGCACAATTGTTTAAACATCCATTAACACATGAGCATAAACTCTGGATTGCGCAGCGCTTTACTGCTTTAACCCAGACTCAAACTCAATCCCAAGAACCGATTATCATCAATAACCGTATTGTTGAAACCATTGGTCATACTGAAGATGTGTTGTGGTGTGAATATTCAGAGCTGTGTTTAAAACCGCGCAGTCCGGCTGACTTTATTGAAATCGCCAATATCTATAATACTGTACTGGTCAGTAATGTGCCGCATTTGACCGATTATCTATCGGAAGGTACACGCCGTTTTATCTATCTGGTCGATGAGTTTTACGATCGTGGGGTCAAACTATTGCTGACGTCGGAAGACAGTATTATTGACATTTATCAAGGTGAAAAACTGGCCTTTGAAATTGAACGCACGCGTTCACGTTTACTGGAAATGCAGTCTGACGATTATCTGAACTCTGAACATAGACAAATACAGGGGTCGGCCTCAGAAGCCAGCTAA
- a CDS encoding AraC family transcriptional regulator, whose product MKRSILGLMYLIQGMRKAGIAVDPKLQSIGLRADALDPSSIIHPGLEWDVLKVIGQDVAPEKGLFIGQHYALAGYGPLLMLLVTSENIRTALEQGIRYQALTHLTGVLSLKYKAQKMALCYVPEDLNSDLGLLRAQCEISGTYKFIQDLYNMMGLSIPRMQIELPFVLPENQQDLDVYQDYYGAELQFTAEYAEFWFDDAVLNVQIPSADKMTFNLYESKCIAELERLKMNKSVPSLVQRVQDYLELQAGVMPSMAETAQALQIPERTLRHQLQQLQSSYKQIREQLIKDKALRLMEYKEYSIEMIAELLGYSEPAAFNHAFKRWFGQSPRQYFK is encoded by the coding sequence ATGAAACGTTCCATTCTCGGCTTGATGTATTTAATTCAAGGCATGCGTAAAGCTGGGATTGCTGTTGATCCAAAACTTCAAAGTATTGGACTGCGTGCGGATGCATTGGATCCTAGCTCAATTATTCATCCAGGTCTGGAATGGGATGTGCTTAAAGTTATTGGGCAGGATGTGGCACCAGAAAAAGGTCTGTTTATTGGGCAGCATTATGCACTTGCGGGTTATGGTCCTTTACTGATGTTATTGGTTACCAGTGAAAATATCCGTACTGCTTTAGAGCAGGGGATTCGCTATCAGGCATTAACTCATTTAACAGGTGTGTTGAGTTTAAAATATAAAGCTCAAAAGATGGCTTTGTGCTATGTACCTGAAGATTTAAACAGTGATCTCGGACTGTTGCGAGCACAATGTGAAATATCGGGAACTTATAAATTTATTCAAGATCTGTATAACATGATGGGCTTAAGTATTCCCCGAATGCAGATTGAACTGCCGTTTGTGCTGCCTGAAAATCAGCAGGATCTAGATGTCTATCAGGATTACTATGGTGCTGAATTACAGTTTACTGCCGAGTATGCAGAATTCTGGTTTGATGATGCTGTGTTAAATGTACAAATTCCTTCAGCAGATAAAATGACCTTTAATCTTTATGAGAGCAAATGTATTGCTGAGTTGGAGCGTTTAAAGATGAATAAATCTGTACCCTCCCTGGTGCAGCGTGTGCAAGATTATCTAGAGCTGCAAGCAGGTGTAATGCCTAGCATGGCAGAGACGGCACAAGCGCTGCAAATTCCAGAACGTACGTTGCGGCATCAACTGCAACAGTTGCAAAGCAGTTATAAACAGATACGTGAACAATTGATTAAAGACAAGGCATTAAGATTGATGGAATATAAAGAATATTCCATTGAAATGATTGCAGAATTGCTGGGTTATTCAGAGCCTGCAGCTTTCAATCATGCCTTTAAACGCTGGTTTGGACAAAGTCCACGCCAGTACTTTAAGTAG
- a CDS encoding flavin-containing monooxygenase: MPTQTKIAIIGAGFGGLAMAIRLLQSNMHDFVILEKASDVGGTWRENQYPGATCDVQSHMYSLSFAPKSDWSKRYAEAPEIFKYIQDLVTGFNLEKYCQFNCEVLAAQYNEQSCDWKLILNNEQTLIAQFVVFASGPLHVPHIPHIKGIEKFQGKVFHSSQWDHQYDLTDKNVASIGTGGSAIQYIPEIAAKVKQLYVFQRTAAWVIPRDERRYWNVEKKLFKKLDWFRKLHRARLYWSNESRVVPIVQPAVMKYTQKLAEAFIKFQVKDKNLVQKLTPDYIMGCKRILVSNKYYPTFNRSNVELVTEAIQEFTENSIITKDGKERKIDCLIYGTGFITDPRIYLKSFQCSGEHGQDLRGAWQEGAESFYGMCTKGFPNLFQLLGPNTVLAHNSVIFMIESQVNYILQMIELVKNTQSHAIVVKDQVQDRFNQRVQKLLDGTVWQSGCVSWYQQDSGKNFALWPTYTWKYWLQTKKLNPADFRLLNKTAGSRAA; this comes from the coding sequence ATGCCAACACAAACAAAAATCGCTATCATTGGTGCAGGCTTTGGCGGTTTGGCGATGGCTATACGTCTACTACAAAGCAATATGCATGATTTTGTGATCCTGGAAAAAGCCAGTGATGTAGGGGGAACCTGGCGCGAAAACCAATATCCCGGTGCAACCTGCGATGTCCAGTCCCATATGTATTCCCTTTCTTTTGCCCCCAAAAGCGACTGGTCAAAACGCTATGCTGAAGCACCCGAAATCTTTAAATATATACAAGATTTAGTCACTGGCTTTAACCTGGAAAAATATTGCCAATTTAATTGTGAAGTTCTGGCTGCCCAATACAATGAACAAAGTTGTGACTGGAAACTCATCCTCAATAATGAACAAACTTTAATTGCTCAATTTGTGGTTTTTGCATCCGGCCCTTTACATGTACCCCATATCCCTCATATCAAGGGCATTGAAAAGTTTCAGGGTAAAGTTTTTCATTCCTCACAATGGGATCACCAATATGACTTGACAGACAAAAATGTTGCTTCAATTGGGACAGGTGGGAGTGCAATTCAATACATTCCAGAAATTGCAGCTAAAGTTAAGCAACTCTATGTGTTCCAGCGTACTGCGGCTTGGGTCATTCCTAGAGATGAACGCCGCTATTGGAATGTTGAAAAGAAATTATTTAAAAAACTAGACTGGTTTAGGAAACTGCACCGGGCACGCTTATATTGGTCCAATGAATCTCGCGTGGTTCCCATTGTTCAACCTGCAGTGATGAAATACACCCAAAAACTGGCAGAAGCTTTTATCAAGTTTCAGGTCAAAGACAAAAATCTGGTGCAAAAACTGACACCTGATTACATCATGGGATGCAAACGTATTTTGGTATCCAATAAGTACTATCCCACTTTTAACCGAAGCAATGTTGAACTGGTGACCGAGGCTATTCAGGAATTTACTGAAAACAGCATCATTACCAAAGATGGCAAAGAACGTAAGATTGATTGCTTAATTTATGGAACCGGTTTTATTACCGATCCACGCATCTATCTAAAATCATTTCAATGTAGTGGTGAACACGGACAAGATTTGCGCGGTGCCTGGCAGGAGGGTGCAGAAAGCTTCTATGGGATGTGTACCAAAGGCTTTCCCAATTTATTTCAGTTGCTGGGACCTAATACGGTTTTGGCACACAACTCCGTGATTTTTATGATTGAATCTCAGGTGAACTATATTCTACAAATGATTGAACTGGTTAAAAACACGCAAAGTCATGCCATTGTGGTTAAAGATCAGGTACAAGACCGATTCAACCAGCGTGTACAAAAATTGCTTGATGGCACAGTCTGGCAATCTGGCTGTGTGAGCTGGTACCAGCAAGATAGCGGCAAGAACTTTGCCCTGTGGCCTACTTATACCTGGAAATACTGGCTACAGACAAAAAAGCTTAATCCTGCTGACTTCCGTCTGCTAAATAAAACAGCTGGAAGTCGTGCAGCCTAA
- a CDS encoding lysine exporter LysO family protein produces MQSFWLIFQLLLCLVLGFVLARRLPHWLVHLAFKILPYFTYILLIAIAIEFRQTLHTIAQPWQILNQAAVLAILTSLGAFLCCYVLFRLLGYQPSHGKVSMSLVSKSLINISYAFIALLLGYVLSESTAYMGYTLHISTWNLLLAFMFMIGLDLAYSPLDRSWLNWKILLVPLGCIAGSLLGAFVTATLIQDISLKDLIMLSQGYGFYSMTGIVVTELKNAHLGSIALMNDLFREILAIVFMYIIGWRYPRSAISSAGATAMDVTLPMVKQACGNDFIPHAMVSGFILSILAPILVSVLAAV; encoded by the coding sequence ATGCAATCCTTTTGGTTGATTTTCCAGTTACTGCTTTGTTTAGTGCTCGGATTTGTTTTGGCAAGACGCTTACCTCACTGGCTTGTGCATCTTGCTTTTAAGATTCTGCCCTATTTTACCTATATTCTGCTGATTGCTATTGCCATTGAGTTTAGGCAAACATTACATACGATTGCTCAGCCTTGGCAAATCCTGAATCAGGCCGCTGTTTTAGCCATACTCACCAGCCTCGGCGCATTCCTCTGCTGTTATGTGTTATTCAGGCTTTTGGGTTATCAACCGAGTCACGGCAAAGTGTCTATGAGCCTTGTGAGCAAATCCCTGATCAATATCAGTTATGCTTTTATTGCCTTACTATTAGGTTATGTACTTTCTGAATCTACAGCCTACATGGGCTACACATTGCATATAAGTACCTGGAACCTATTACTGGCGTTCATGTTCATGATTGGCTTGGATCTTGCCTATTCACCCTTAGACCGATCCTGGCTGAACTGGAAAATTTTACTGGTGCCATTGGGCTGTATAGCCGGTTCACTACTGGGTGCTTTCGTTACAGCTACACTGATTCAAGACATCAGTTTAAAAGATCTCATCATGCTGTCCCAAGGTTATGGCTTTTATTCCATGACTGGTATTGTGGTCACAGAACTCAAAAATGCCCATCTTGGTAGTATTGCACTGATGAATGACCTGTTTCGAGAAATATTGGCAATTGTGTTTATGTATATTATCGGTTGGCGTTATCCACGCTCTGCAATTTCTTCAGCAGGAGCAACAGCAATGGATGTCACTTTGCCGATGGTAAAACAGGCCTGTGGCAATGATTTTATTCCACACGCCATGGTCAGCGGCTTTATTCTTTCTATACTAGCGCCCATATTGGTGAGTGTGCTGGCAGCAGTTTAA